The following are encoded together in the Pleurocapsa sp. FMAR1 genome:
- a CDS encoding urea carboxylase-associated family protein, whose translation MKTFVKTEKYADLPPALGNAIAEYRIKPGSAIAFQVKKNHYIQIIDVNGSQCADWIAFNNSDLTEEIDNTVTRTINQTTVPKVGNNSYFYSSKMRSLAQVVVDTCGYHDSLLLACTSSYYEALGYAQHPSCSENFNQVLKPYNIKPRKGWAAVNFFYNTSVDPKGVITAQKSRSRSGDYVVLRSCDDLLCATSSCADDISSINGDKLTPIHVRIYQQINNV comes from the coding sequence ATGAAAACTTTTGTTAAAACCGAAAAATATGCGGATTTACCGCCAGCTTTAGGAAATGCGATCGCCGAATATCGCATTAAGCCAGGTAGCGCGATCGCTTTTCAAGTAAAAAAGAACCACTACATTCAGATTATTGATGTAAACGGTTCTCAATGCGCCGACTGGATCGCCTTCAACAATTCAGATTTGACAGAGGAAATAGACAACACCGTAACTCGAACGATTAATCAAACTACAGTCCCCAAAGTTGGCAACAACAGTTATTTTTACTCGTCTAAAATGCGATCGCTAGCTCAGGTGGTTGTTGATACTTGTGGTTATCATGACAGCTTGCTTCTTGCCTGTACCAGTAGCTATTACGAAGCTTTGGGCTATGCTCAACATCCAAGCTGTAGCGAAAATTTTAATCAGGTACTCAAACCCTATAATATTAAACCCAGAAAGGGATGGGCTGCGGTTAATTTTTTTTATAACACCAGTGTAGACCCTAAAGGTGTAATTACGGCTCAAAAGTCGCGATCGCGATCGGGTGACTACGTTGTTTTGCGCTCTTGTGACGATTTACTTTGTGCTACTTCATCTTGTGCTGACGACATCAGTTCGATCAACGGAGATAAATTAACTCCCATTCACGTTCGTATTTATCAGCAAATAAATAACGTCTGA
- a CDS encoding YebC/PmpR family DNA-binding transcriptional regulator, which produces MAGHSKWANIKRQKARVDAKKGKTFTQLSRAIIVAARNGVADPDGNFQLRTAIDKAKAAGVANDSIERSLAKGAGTYQDDDATLEEVRYEGYGAGGVAVLIEALTDNRNRTAAYLRSAFTKNGGNLGETGCVSWMFAQKGVVTLETADEEKLLEASIEAEADTYEIYDDDSVEVYTIATNLDNLNQTLLRYNLVVKDMELRWIPNSDIEITDAEQGRSLLKLIDTLESLDDVQNVTANFVAEELMTVMS; this is translated from the coding sequence ATGGCAGGACATAGTAAGTGGGCAAATATCAAAAGGCAAAAAGCGAGAGTGGATGCTAAAAAGGGCAAAACATTCACTCAACTGTCACGGGCGATTATTGTTGCTGCCCGCAATGGTGTAGCCGATCCTGATGGTAATTTCCAGCTTCGCACCGCTATCGATAAAGCCAAAGCTGCGGGGGTTGCTAATGACAGTATAGAGCGATCGCTAGCCAAAGGAGCAGGAACATATCAAGATGACGATGCTACCCTCGAAGAAGTACGCTATGAAGGTTATGGTGCAGGCGGTGTAGCTGTGCTAATTGAAGCCTTGACGGATAATCGCAACCGTACTGCTGCCTATCTTCGCTCGGCATTTACCAAAAACGGCGGTAATCTAGGAGAAACGGGTTGTGTTAGCTGGATGTTCGCTCAAAAAGGAGTAGTTACTCTAGAAACTGCCGACGAAGAAAAGTTGTTAGAAGCTTCTATAGAAGCAGAGGCAGATACTTACGAAATATACGATGACGATAGCGTAGAAGTGTATACGATCGCGACTAACTTAGACAATTTAAATCAGACTTTGCTGCGGTATAACTTGGTGGTCAAAGATATGGAGTTACGCTGGATACCTAACAGTGATATTGAGATTACCGATGCAGAGCAAGGGCGATCGCTTTTAAAATTAATCGATACTTTAGAATCACTAGATGACGTGCAAAATGTTACCGCTAATTTTGTGGCTGAAGAATTAATGACTGTCATGAGCTAA
- a CDS encoding acyl-CoA dehydrogenase family protein codes for MSATKTWNKEPFWGLSYDLDPQWLLTPSQKELQTKLIELCATTLRPNAIESDAALIYPRKNFEALASLGLLGLLVPKKWGGLGENHTCAAMVVETIARYGCPSTAMCYTMHLAAVATALFRANRNLELQQVLKRLDSDVFIGTLSFSDPETGSHFWYPFSSKAKKVAGGWEVLKKASWTTSAGFADWYVVQTTSPDFDGDYSDLSCFLVYADEVQAEPKKWDALGLRGNQSGTLLVDNVKIPQERMIGEIGEGAIANDEIVDPFFLLCSSACWNGIAMGAIDIAKRHTTKKKHIDVGMRVADYPTIQDYFGEAIMDSNASRSFVFSMAKLMDDLTDNCDWTLHQNASVNPRSAYLHWYWQIKFIAAKNVAQVTDKMLHACGGTGFKKELGIERYLRDGKAGWVMGPTNEVLRQFVGKFALFDGYEALDYWNQSVNERVLHNEIKKMDAAAKKQLAEELLAEVAEKESAPKVAVTSRAKAY; via the coding sequence ATGTCTGCTACCAAAACCTGGAATAAAGAACCGTTTTGGGGTTTAAGCTACGATCTCGATCCGCAGTGGCTTTTAACTCCATCTCAAAAAGAATTACAGACCAAGTTAATCGAGCTTTGCGCCACTACTTTACGTCCCAACGCCATTGAATCCGATGCTGCTTTAATTTATCCCCGTAAGAATTTTGAGGCTCTTGCATCACTTGGTTTACTAGGGCTTTTAGTACCTAAAAAATGGGGCGGTTTAGGCGAAAATCATACTTGTGCTGCAATGGTGGTTGAAACGATCGCCCGCTATGGTTGTCCGAGTACGGCAATGTGCTATACGATGCACTTGGCAGCAGTAGCAACGGCTTTGTTTCGTGCCAATCGCAACTTGGAACTACAGCAGGTTTTAAAGCGTTTAGACTCGGATGTATTTATTGGCACGCTTTCTTTTTCCGATCCTGAAACTGGTTCTCACTTTTGGTATCCCTTCTCTTCTAAAGCCAAAAAAGTAGCTGGAGGATGGGAAGTTTTGAAAAAAGCTTCCTGGACGACATCTGCGGGCTTTGCTGATTGGTATGTGGTGCAAACTACTAGCCCCGACTTTGATGGTGACTACTCCGATTTATCTTGTTTCTTGGTTTATGCAGACGAAGTACAAGCCGAACCTAAAAAATGGGATGCTCTTGGTTTGCGGGGTAATCAGTCGGGAACTTTATTAGTTGATAATGTAAAAATTCCCCAAGAAAGAATGATCGGTGAAATAGGAGAAGGTGCGATCGCCAATGATGAAATAGTCGATCCGTTTTTCCTGCTTTGTTCTTCGGCTTGTTGGAATGGCATTGCCATGGGAGCGATCGATATTGCTAAACGTCACACAACCAAGAAGAAGCATATTGATGTGGGAATGCGCGTGGCTGACTATCCCACAATTCAGGACTACTTTGGCGAAGCGATTATGGATAGTAATGCCTCTCGTAGTTTTGTATTCTCTATGGCAAAGCTGATGGATGACTTGACTGATAACTGTGATTGGACACTTCATCAGAATGCTTCTGTTAACCCTCGTTCAGCTTATCTGCACTGGTATTGGCAGATTAAATTTATTGCAGCGAAAAACGTAGCTCAGGTTACGGATAAAATGCTTCATGCTTGTGGCGGAACGGGTTTTAAAAAAGAATTAGGCATTGAAAGATATCTGCGTGATGGCAAAGCTGGCTGGGTTATGGGTCCTACCAATGAGGTTTTACGGCAATTTGTGGGCAAGTTTGCTCTGTTTGATGGCTATGAAGCTCTCGACTACTGGAATCAATCAGTAAATGAGCGAGTCCTGCATAATGAGATTAAGAAAATGGATGCAGCAGCTAAAAAACAGTTAGCCGAAGAATTGCTAGCAGAAGTTGCTGAAAAAGAGTCAGCACCAAAAGTCGCTGTAACTTCCAGGGCAAAAGCATACTAA
- a CDS encoding ammonium transporter — MNPEAQEFLGTFVTETYYYWASVFMLLIHAGFLAYEGGASRCKNVLATMVKNLLTLSSVGISFFLFGWWVYNAFPLFPVEGGIIFPWTNPQTSELIGELKTLADASYPWSAAMGPNTADNLTGVFFFAFALFAMTTASILSGAVIERIKVGAYVVLSIVLGSFTWVVAAAWGWHYKGWFLTSFGYHDFGCSAVVHGVSGFFALGVLINLGPRVGKFDENRKPRAILPHNLPLTMLGLMLIFVGFYAFLAACVIFVPGQTVETSIYGTPMTLSSIGVNTTLALAAGIIGAYISSKSEPFFTISGGLAGIITVGGGLDLYHPLIVIPLAFSGAFMIPKVAAAVERAGIDDAVGAFAVHGFCGMLGAILPGFFAYGYPQAEGIPVINPIGQIIPTLICIIILGFIPGYGTSFVLKKLGLLRVSRAEEIEGLDIADMGVEGYPEYNTAWQSTNLNTHNTTSVSSPVNYP; from the coding sequence ATGAACCCTGAAGCACAAGAATTTTTAGGAACATTTGTCACAGAAACCTATTACTATTGGGCATCTGTGTTCATGCTCCTTATTCACGCTGGTTTTCTGGCATACGAGGGAGGTGCGTCTCGCTGTAAAAACGTGCTGGCAACAATGGTCAAGAATTTGCTTACCTTATCCAGCGTCGGGATTTCCTTTTTTCTATTTGGCTGGTGGGTTTACAATGCCTTTCCCTTGTTTCCTGTGGAGGGAGGAATAATTTTTCCTTGGACTAACCCCCAGACGAGCGAACTAATTGGCGAATTGAAAACTTTGGCAGACGCTTCTTATCCTTGGTCGGCAGCTATGGGACCCAATACCGCCGATAATTTAACAGGGGTGTTTTTCTTTGCCTTTGCTCTATTTGCCATGACCACTGCATCAATTCTTTCTGGTGCGGTCATAGAGCGGATTAAAGTAGGAGCTTACGTTGTTCTTTCTATTGTTCTAGGCTCATTTACCTGGGTAGTAGCAGCAGCTTGGGGATGGCATTATAAAGGCTGGTTTTTAACATCTTTTGGATATCATGACTTTGGCTGTTCGGCAGTAGTTCATGGAGTTTCTGGCTTTTTTGCTCTAGGAGTATTAATTAACTTAGGACCAAGAGTAGGCAAGTTTGACGAAAATCGTAAACCCAGAGCAATTTTGCCTCATAATCTGCCTCTGACTATGTTGGGTTTGATGCTGATTTTCGTCGGCTTCTATGCCTTTTTAGCCGCTTGCGTCATCTTTGTTCCTGGTCAAACTGTAGAGACAAGCATTTATGGCACACCCATGACTCTATCCTCGATTGGAGTTAACACTACTTTAGCTCTAGCTGCGGGGATTATTGGAGCTTACATTTCTAGTAAATCCGAACCCTTTTTTACAATTTCAGGTGGTTTAGCGGGTATTATTACCGTCGGCGGAGGCTTAGATTTGTATCATCCCCTGATTGTCATTCCCTTGGCGTTTTCAGGAGCTTTTATGATACCTAAAGTTGCTGCTGCTGTGGAAAGAGCAGGAATTGATGATGCGGTGGGAGCATTTGCGGTACACGGTTTTTGCGGTATGCTCGGAGCTATCCTACCAGGATTTTTTGCCTACGGTTATCCTCAAGCTGAAGGAATACCCGTAATCAATCCTATTGGTCAGATTATTCCTACCTTAATTTGTATTATTATTCTGGGCTTTATTCCTGGATATGGAACGAGTTTTGTCTTGAAAAAATTAGGTTTATTGCGGGTTTCTCGTGCCGAAGAAATAGAAGGTTTAGATATAGCTGACATGGGTGTAGAAGGCTATCCAGAATACAACACAGCTTGGCAATCAACAAATTTAAACACTCACAATACAACTTCAGTGAGTAGTCCTGTAAATTACCCATAA
- a CDS encoding diflavin flavoprotein — MVATPIKTQPRLTIQTAAITADTTAIRSLDWERDRFDIEFGLQNGTTYNSYLIRGDKTALVDTSHAKFRQLYLDTLQGEIDPKEIDYLIVSHTEPDHSGLVKDFLELAPQATVVASKMAIKFLEDLVHQPFKQQIIKSGETIDLGQGHVIEFVNAPNLHWPDTIFSYDHKTGILFTCDAFGMHYCSDATYDENLKAIAKDYRFYYDCLMGPNARSVLSAMKRMDKLGEINIVANGHGPLLRHNLEELLDRYRTWSKAQTKTGKNVAVFYVADYGFSDRLSQAIAKGITKTGVEVEMVDLRSADNTEIQEIVNRSVGIVLGMPPLNSKNQAEITTNLGTVLAAATEKQLVGMFESYGDDDEPIDPMLTKFREAGLKPAFPVIKLKDTPTEADYQLCEESGTDLGQLLTRKELIQQMKALDTDLDKAIGRLSGGLYIITATKGDVSSAMLASWVSQASFEPPGLTIAVAKDRAIESLMQVGDRFVLNILEEGKYQPLMKHFLKRFKPGADRFAGIKTQTAANGSPILTDALAYLECQVSSRMECNDHWIVYSHVDLGRVSNPDGLTAVHHRKVGNHY; from the coding sequence ATGGTCGCAACACCAATCAAAACCCAACCAAGGTTAACTATTCAGACTGCTGCAATAACTGCTGATACTACAGCAATTCGTTCTCTAGACTGGGAACGCGATCGCTTTGACATTGAATTCGGTCTACAAAACGGCACAACCTATAATTCTTATTTAATTCGTGGCGATAAGACTGCTTTAGTTGATACTTCCCACGCTAAGTTTCGTCAGCTATATCTAGATACTTTACAAGGCGAGATCGATCCCAAGGAGATTGATTATCTAATTGTCAGTCATACCGAACCCGACCACAGTGGATTAGTAAAAGACTTTTTAGAACTTGCACCCCAGGCAACGGTTGTGGCATCTAAGATGGCGATTAAGTTCTTAGAAGATTTAGTTCATCAACCTTTCAAGCAGCAAATAATTAAAAGCGGTGAGACGATTGATTTAGGTCAAGGTCATGTAATCGAGTTTGTTAACGCGCCTAACCTACACTGGCCCGACACCATTTTTAGCTACGACCATAAAACAGGTATTTTGTTTACCTGCGATGCCTTCGGGATGCACTACTGTTCTGATGCTACCTATGACGAAAACTTAAAGGCGATCGCCAAAGACTATCGTTTTTACTATGATTGTCTCATGGGTCCCAATGCCCGTTCTGTGCTTTCGGCTATGAAGCGCATGGACAAGTTAGGTGAAATTAATATCGTTGCTAACGGTCATGGTCCTCTGTTGCGTCATAACCTTGAGGAACTATTAGACCGCTATCGAACCTGGAGTAAGGCACAGACTAAGACAGGTAAGAACGTTGCCGTATTTTATGTTGCTGATTATGGCTTTAGCGATCGCCTGAGTCAAGCGATCGCCAAAGGAATTACCAAAACAGGAGTAGAAGTGGAAATGGTCGATTTGCGCTCGGCTGACAACACCGAAATTCAGGAGATAGTTAATCGTTCTGTAGGTATTGTTTTAGGAATGCCTCCCTTAAATAGTAAAAACCAAGCAGAGATTACGACTAACTTAGGAACAGTCTTAGCAGCAGCCACAGAAAAGCAGCTAGTTGGTATGTTTGAATCCTATGGTGACGATGACGAACCCATCGATCCGATGTTAACTAAATTCCGTGAAGCAGGCTTAAAACCCGCTTTCCCTGTAATTAAACTTAAGGACACTCCTACTGAGGCTGACTATCAGCTATGCGAAGAGTCTGGAACAGATTTAGGACAGCTTCTAACCCGCAAAGAACTGATCCAGCAGATGAAAGCCCTCGATACTGACTTAGATAAAGCAATTGGTCGTTTAAGCGGTGGACTTTACATCATTACTGCCACTAAAGGAGATGTGAGCAGTGCTATGTTAGCTTCTTGGGTATCTCAAGCCAGCTTTGAACCACCTGGATTAACGATCGCCGTCGCCAAAGATCGGGCAATTGAGTCCTTGATGCAGGTAGGCGATCGCTTTGTCTTAAATATACTTGAAGAAGGCAAATATCAGCCATTGATGAAGCATTTTCTCAAACGATTTAAGCCAGGTGCAGATCGTTTTGCAGGAATCAAAACTCAAACCGCAGCTAATGGTTCACCTATATTGACAGACGCTTTAGCATATCTAGAGTGTCAAGTGTCTAGTAGGATGGAATGTAACGATCACTGGATTGTTTATAGTCACGTCGATCTCGGTCGAGTTTCTAACCCCGATGGTTTAACCGCAGTCCATCATCGCAAAGTAGGTAATCATTACTAA
- a CDS encoding pentapeptide repeat-containing protein: MFDDVNEILRRYAAGEREFPNADICDSELEGVDLSGINLSGAELADSDLTGINLSGANLHDANISQGSLSEANLSGTNLSEAFLCQTGFQKANLRGANLSGANLSGVHFGDADLTDADLTGADLTGAVLRLANLTNADLTNAVLEEVSLSYKPPIFCNTIMPDGSIKNSGS; encoded by the coding sequence ATGTTCGATGACGTTAACGAAATCTTGAGAAGATACGCTGCTGGAGAGAGAGAATTCCCCAACGCCGACATTTGTGACTCCGAACTCGAAGGGGTCGATTTGAGTGGAATCAATTTGAGCGGGGCTGAGTTGGCTGATTCGGATCTTACTGGAATTAATTTGAGTGGGGCTAACTTGCATGATGCCAACATCAGTCAAGGCTCCCTCAGCGAAGCCAATTTGAGTGGGACTAATTTGAGTGAAGCTTTTCTCTGTCAAACTGGTTTCCAAAAAGCCAACCTTCGTGGGGCTAATTTGAGTGGGGCTAATTTAAGTGGAGTTCATTTTGGAGATGCCGACCTCACTGATGCCGACCTCACTGGTGCCGACCTTACTGGTGCCGTTCTTCGTCTTGCTAATCTTACCAACGCTGATCTCACTAATGCTGTTTTGGAAGAAGTTTCTTTAAGTTATAAGCCCCCCATCTTCTGCAATACTATTATGCCCGATGGAAGCATTAAAAACAGTGGTAGCTGA
- a CDS encoding MOSC domain-containing protein, producing the protein MSPIGEIESIWRYPVKSMRGETLDEIFVSFAGVMGDRLYGIINGDGNRAFPWYTIRDYEALLLYQPRYKNHSATLQPENLAAAQKMPPGINSLYPDQNQFSVEVETPDSDVYSLENNDFLDHLKSLTGNQNLSLHFSQRSQYDCRPLSIFSVEMRDLLVEELGMNIDKRQFRANFYVKWDDQSIDENDLVGHRLKIGDRLEINVLERDPRCKVITVNPDTAAVDSKLIKHIAQSHEGYAGVYGAVLVEGMVKAGDRIELLSRYRF; encoded by the coding sequence ATGTCCCCAATCGGTGAAATCGAAAGCATCTGGCGTTACCCAGTTAAGAGTATGAGGGGGGAAACCCTTGATGAAATCTTTGTCTCTTTCGCTGGCGTAATGGGCGATCGCCTATACGGAATTATTAACGGCGACGGTAATCGGGCTTTTCCTTGGTACACTATCCGAGACTATGAAGCACTTTTGCTATATCAGCCTCGCTATAAAAACCATAGTGCTACTCTACAACCAGAAAACTTAGCAGCAGCACAAAAAATGCCTCCAGGCATCAATTCTCTCTACCCCGATCAAAATCAGTTTAGCGTTGAAGTTGAAACTCCAGATAGTGATGTTTATAGCCTTGAGAACAATGATTTTTTAGACCATCTAAAATCTCTGACGGGTAATCAAAATCTCAGCCTGCACTTTAGCCAAAGAAGTCAGTATGATTGCCGACCATTATCTATATTTTCTGTGGAAATGCGAGATCTTTTGGTAGAAGAGCTTGGGATGAACATTGATAAACGGCAGTTTCGAGCCAATTTTTATGTCAAGTGGGATGACCAATCGATAGATGAAAATGACTTAGTTGGTCATCGCTTAAAGATTGGCGATCGCTTAGAAATCAACGTACTCGAACGCGATCCAAGATGCAAAGTAATCACCGTCAATCCAGATACAGCAGCAGTAGATTCTAAACTAATTAAGCATATTGCTCAGTCCCATGAAGGTTATGCAGGGGTGTATGGGGCTGTACTTGTCGAAGGCATGGTTAAAGCAGGCGATCGCATTGAACTTTTATCTAGATACCGTTTTTAA
- a CDS encoding metallophosphoesterase: MNNISNKLKYTTLGLLGAIALLAIWSFIEPKVLNTETETAKIPNLPASWQGKQIGQISDFQIGMWAGNPDTARRSVNKLIAVKPAAVLISGDFIYHATPNPEPKIETAVNLVSPLVEAGIPTYAVLGNHDYGMSSKSAQPNTELAERVETALESAGIQVLKNEAVKLQLPDNDEPLYLVGVGSLWANQDDVQQALSNVPDSSSRIVMMHNPDSFEKLPANSAPLAVSGHTHGGQVRVPGMPQWSWLRFVEKDKVYADGWAKGFGKPNNQLYVNPGIGMSIAPIRLFCPPELTFFTLELD; encoded by the coding sequence GTGAACAACATCTCCAATAAATTAAAATATACGACTCTGGGATTATTAGGCGCGATCGCACTGCTCGCAATTTGGAGCTTCATTGAACCAAAGGTTCTCAATACAGAAACCGAAACTGCCAAAATCCCCAATCTTCCCGCCTCCTGGCAGGGCAAACAAATCGGTCAAATCTCTGACTTTCAGATTGGAATGTGGGCTGGTAATCCCGACACTGCTCGTCGCAGCGTTAATAAGTTAATAGCGGTCAAACCTGCCGCAGTCTTAATCAGTGGCGACTTTATTTACCACGCCACTCCCAATCCCGAACCAAAAATCGAAACAGCTGTCAATTTAGTCAGTCCCCTCGTCGAAGCAGGTATTCCTACTTATGCAGTGCTGGGCAATCATGATTACGGTATGAGCAGTAAGTCCGCACAACCTAATACTGAATTAGCTGAACGTGTGGAAACAGCTTTAGAGTCTGCTGGTATACAAGTATTAAAAAATGAAGCGGTTAAACTGCAACTACCAGACAATGACGAGCCTTTATACTTGGTCGGAGTTGGTTCGCTGTGGGCAAATCAAGATGATGTACAGCAGGCTTTGAGTAATGTACCCGACAGCAGCTCTAGAATTGTGATGATGCACAATCCAGACTCATTTGAGAAACTTCCAGCCAACTCAGCCCCCTTAGCAGTATCAGGACACACTCACGGAGGACAGGTGCGTGTCCCAGGTATGCCTCAATGGTCGTGGTTGCGGTTTGTGGAAAAAGATAAAGTTTATGCCGATGGTTGGGCAAAAGGTTTTGGCAAACCTAATAATCAGCTTTATGTCAACCCGGGCATAGGCATGAGCATTGCACCTATACGTCTATTTTGCCCGCCAGAATTAACTTTTTTTACTCTTGAACTGGACTAA
- a CDS encoding YihY/virulence factor BrkB family protein, giving the protein MNLRKIGRLFQETFTEWQADKAPLIAAALAYYTVFSISPLLVIAIAIAGTIFGDQTAQKEITDQLIALVGQDGVKPILQALNNISQPKIRGFASLISIGVLIIGASGIFAQLQDALNTVWKVKPQPGQGVMLFLRKRLSSFLMVLAIGLLLILSLVLSAVVATLSRYRTDFLPGSAILWENLDFIVSFGLITFLFCLMFKYVPDIKIAWKDVFIGSIITALLFLFGKYLLGLYISKGSLGSAYGAAGSLIVFLAWVYYSAQIILFGAEFTHVYTRMYGSKIRPRKHSQID; this is encoded by the coding sequence ATGAATTTACGTAAAATCGGGCGATTGTTTCAAGAAACCTTTACAGAATGGCAAGCAGATAAAGCACCTCTGATTGCAGCAGCCTTGGCATATTACACGGTTTTTTCGATCTCACCTTTACTAGTAATTGCGATCGCGATTGCGGGGACAATTTTTGGCGATCAGACGGCTCAAAAAGAGATTACAGATCAGCTAATTGCTTTGGTAGGACAAGATGGAGTTAAACCGATTTTGCAGGCACTCAACAACATCAGCCAGCCTAAAATTAGGGGGTTTGCCTCTTTAATTAGTATTGGAGTATTAATAATCGGCGCATCAGGTATTTTTGCCCAGCTACAGGATGCTCTTAATACAGTTTGGAAGGTAAAACCCCAACCAGGGCAAGGAGTTATGCTGTTTCTACGCAAACGTTTATCATCATTTCTAATGGTGCTGGCGATCGGGCTATTATTGATTTTATCTTTGGTATTAAGTGCTGTTGTTGCTACTCTAAGCCGTTATAGAACAGATTTTCTGCCTGGTTCAGCGATTCTCTGGGAAAACCTAGACTTCATTGTCTCTTTTGGGCTGATTACCTTTCTGTTTTGCCTGATGTTTAAATATGTTCCCGATATAAAAATTGCTTGGAAAGATGTTTTTATCGGCTCAATAATTACGGCACTGTTATTTCTGTTTGGCAAGTATTTGTTAGGTTTATATATCAGTAAAGGCAGCTTGGGTTCAGCTTACGGTGCAGCAGGTTCGCTGATTGTCTTTTTGGCATGGGTATACTATTCTGCTCAAATTATTTTATTTGGGGCAGAATTTACTCATGTTTATACTCGAATGTATGGTTCAAAAATACGACCACGTAAACATTCACAAATTGACTAA
- a CDS encoding DUF3611 family protein → MYEPVESTNKQLPNKQKFARTFRILSRISYWIHLILGTISGVTLLLVVFSRGATNSGTGAGIFIAMFSLLALGFRVYWAWRYSRLAKKLQRVNPGVQPSRTEIIQMLRIGLLVSFGGLLLALIATEISLISLVAGAIARPQGVAVYEREQVIKIADLLLVLAQLNILGAHFFGGANSLGLLNWISKEEV, encoded by the coding sequence ATGTATGAGCCAGTAGAATCAACAAATAAACAACTACCCAACAAACAAAAATTTGCCCGTACCTTTCGCATATTGAGCCGTATTAGCTACTGGATTCATCTAATTTTGGGTACTATATCGGGAGTGACATTATTACTGGTGGTATTTAGTCGTGGCGCGACTAACAGCGGTACTGGGGCAGGTATTTTTATCGCCATGTTTAGCCTGCTGGCTTTAGGTTTTAGAGTCTACTGGGCTTGGCGATATAGTCGTTTAGCCAAAAAATTACAGCGAGTTAACCCTGGTGTTCAACCTAGTAGAACGGAGATTATTCAGATGCTCCGTATCGGCTTATTAGTTAGTTTTGGGGGACTGCTGTTAGCCTTGATCGCCACTGAAATTAGCTTAATTTCTTTGGTTGCAGGTGCGATTGCCCGACCACAAGGGGTTGCTGTATATGAAAGGGAACAGGTAATCAAAATCGCTGACTTATTATTAGTCTTAGCGCAACTCAACATCCTGGGCGCACATTTTTTTGGTGGCGCAAACTCTTTAGGATTACTCAATTGGATCTCAAAAGAGGAAGTTTAG
- a CDS encoding type 1 glutamine amidotransferase yields the protein MTNRLLIIQNSPTAPLGVLNQSICDRDISVEILTPLAGERLPISTAYNGLIILGGPMNAEDDAQYPHLMDVVRLVQLFATEHKPILGICLGAQLIARAFGSRVYQHDVVELGFTPLRLIPTAIADDPLLKSVLPSDSETVHIMEWHFDTFDLPDQAKLLMTGDNCQNQAYRLDDNIYGFQCHFEVNRAILQGWLANGRDYLQSNHPNFPEQLANQADLYLSQSNLFCHKVIHAWLDLVKLQAYEMIE from the coding sequence ATGACTAACAGGCTTTTAATAATTCAAAACTCTCCTACTGCACCTCTGGGTGTTTTAAATCAATCTATTTGCGATCGCGATATTTCAGTAGAAATTTTGACTCCCTTAGCTGGTGAAAGACTGCCTATTTCTACTGCTTATAATGGTTTGATTATCTTAGGTGGACCGATGAATGCTGAAGATGATGCACAATATCCTCACCTAATGGACGTGGTTCGTCTAGTGCAACTGTTTGCGACAGAGCATAAGCCAATTCTCGGCATTTGTTTGGGAGCGCAGTTAATTGCTAGAGCCTTTGGCAGTCGAGTATATCAACATGATGTTGTTGAACTGGGATTTACACCACTACGTCTAATTCCTACGGCGATCGCTGACGATCCTTTGTTAAAATCGGTACTGCCATCTGATTCTGAGACGGTTCACATAATGGAATGGCACTTTGATACTTTTGATTTACCAGACCAAGCAAAATTGTTGATGACGGGAGACAATTGCCAAAACCAAGCGTATCGTCTTGACGATAATATTTATGGATTTCAATGTCACTTTGAAGTGAACCGAGCAATTTTACAAGGTTGGTTAGCCAATGGTAGAGACTATCTGCAAAGCAATCATCCTAACTTTCCAGAACAACTAGCAAATCAAGCCGATCTTTACCTCAGTCAATCGAATCTCTTTTGCCATAAAGTTATCCATGCTTGGTTAGATCTCGTTAAGTTGCAAGCCTATGAGATGATTGAGTAA